A genomic region of Janthinobacterium lividum contains the following coding sequences:
- a CDS encoding NYN domain-containing protein, giving the protein MASSPENLSMAVFCDFENVALGVRDANYEKFDIKPILERLLLKGSIVVKKAYCDWDRYKSFKGTMHEANFELIEIPHVRQSGKNSADIRLVVDALDLCYTKAHVNTFVIISGDSDFSPLVSKLRENAKQVIGVGVKQSTSDLLVANCDEFIFYDDLVRESRRTAAKRDARESPAAAAKRSPDEEVRRKEKYESRKTEAIEMAVETFDALVSERGDSGKIWASMLKEAIKRRKPDFSESYYGFRTFGNLLEEAQTRGLLEFGRDEKSGAYVYRSSGLVAVPVAVNGDAAGEAIVAGETGVTAEEGNQREGGSRRDSRRNGRGGRKQNEQRRGESAPQAFVPVADAETVVVDQYAPAPQPEVQHEVAEAAAATVTELATEEGNAKRGSRRNGRGGRKNGDGGREARAEVVAVEVAPVVETMPEPVPEPVPEPVVEAKPKAKPRTPARKAAAAKKPAKKAADVVVEAAPVVEVAPVEVAVVAEDKPAKAPRKTPARRPARKKAEEA; this is encoded by the coding sequence ATGGCGTCATCCCCAGAAAACCTCAGCATGGCCGTGTTTTGCGACTTTGAAAACGTCGCGCTTGGCGTGCGAGATGCAAATTACGAAAAATTCGATATCAAGCCCATCCTTGAACGCTTGCTGCTGAAGGGCAGCATCGTTGTCAAGAAGGCATATTGCGACTGGGACCGTTATAAAAGTTTCAAGGGCACCATGCATGAGGCGAACTTCGAACTGATCGAAATTCCCCATGTGCGCCAGTCCGGCAAGAATTCGGCCGACATCCGCCTGGTGGTCGATGCGCTGGACCTGTGCTACACCAAGGCCCACGTCAACACCTTCGTCATCATCAGCGGCGACTCCGATTTTTCGCCGCTCGTGTCGAAACTGCGCGAAAACGCCAAGCAGGTGATCGGCGTGGGCGTCAAGCAGTCGACCTCCGACCTGCTGGTGGCGAACTGCGACGAATTTATTTTCTACGATGACCTGGTGCGCGAGAGCCGCCGCACGGCCGCCAAGCGCGACGCGCGCGAAAGCCCGGCTGCTGCCGCCAAGCGTTCGCCGGACGAGGAAGTGCGCCGCAAGGAAAAGTACGAGTCGCGCAAGACGGAAGCGATCGAGATGGCTGTCGAAACCTTCGACGCGCTGGTGTCCGAACGGGGCGACAGCGGCAAGATCTGGGCCTCGATGCTGAAGGAAGCGATCAAGCGCCGCAAGCCCGATTTCAGCGAGTCGTATTACGGTTTCCGTACTTTCGGCAACCTGCTGGAAGAAGCGCAGACGCGCGGCTTGCTGGAATTTGGCCGCGATGAAAAATCGGGCGCCTATGTCTACCGCAGCAGCGGCCTGGTGGCCGTGCCCGTTGCCGTGAACGGGGACGCCGCCGGCGAGGCCATCGTTGCCGGCGAGACGGGCGTGACGGCGGAAGAGGGCAATCAGCGCGAAGGCGGCAGCCGCCGCGATTCGCGCCGCAATGGCCGTGGCGGCCGCAAGCAGAACGAGCAACGCCGCGGCGAGTCCGCACCACAGGCTTTCGTGCCGGTGGCCGACGCGGAAACAGTCGTCGTCGATCAATATGCGCCGGCGCCGCAGCCGGAAGTGCAGCACGAAGTGGCCGAAGCCGCCGCCGCAACGGTGACCGAGCTGGCGACGGAAGAAGGCAACGCCAAGCGCGGTTCGCGCCGCAATGGCCGCGGTGGCCGCAAGAATGGCGATGGCGGGCGTGAAGCGCGTGCCGAAGTTGTCGCCGTCGAGGTGGCGCCGGTGGTGGAAACCATGCCGGAGCCTGTACCTGAGCCTGTACCTGAGCCGGTAGTGGAAGCGAAGCCGAAGGCCAAGCCGCGCACGCCGGCCCGCAAGGCGGCAGCGGCGAAGAAACCGGCCAAGAAGGCGGCTGACGTCGTGGTGGAAGCCGCACCTGTCGTTGAAGTGGCGCCGGTGGAAGTGGCCGTTGTGGCCGAAGACAAGCCAGCCAAGGCGCCGCGCAAGACGCCGGCGCGCCGTCCTGCGCGCAAGAAGGCGGAAGAAGCTTGA